The Procambarus clarkii isolate CNS0578487 chromosome 37, FALCON_Pclarkii_2.0, whole genome shotgun sequence nucleotide sequence aacgttgtcatcccttcaacttctagtgtgtggtctggtcaacatcttgaTACAGTACATTTTATTTTGTCGGCCTCCTTTTGAAGTTCACATGGGCACTTCACATTGGGATCAAAGCTCAACCCAGTACCAATGTACTTTCCTCCATGTAGAGGTGAAAAGGGAGTTTGTAGAGGCCATTGTTTCCAGTAGAGACAGAGTCTCAAGTGCTCAGTGTAACCAGTCCGTCTGAAATGTGTTACTGTACAGACTCAAGGGAGCTACTGAGGAGCAGTCCAGAAAGAGACATTCTATTATAATCAAATCATTATTATTTCAAAGAAACATTCTTAAAGCTCTACTACCTTCTGCTATAGGTAACCAAGATGCAGAAAATACCTGAAGAAATGGTTCACTATCTCTTATTATCTATTGTCTCTGCTTCCCTATTacataaatactgtacagtacagtataaaaaGACCAACCCCACCTTTTCTTACACCCAATGCCTCTGTTTAtccaacagtaaataggtatctggtagGTAGGTAACTGTTGTGGTTGGAATCAAGGGCTAGGAGCCGATGGcttaagaagacctggacaatggGAAGCCGTAGGCTTGAAACAAATAAGTTTGCAGGTATCCTATGGTTTGTACAACCCTCTTTACATGCTATACAAGTGCAAGCCTCCAGATAAACCCAGAAGAGGATCTGAAGGGTTGCCATATCTTGCACCTTCTCTCCCAAAAACTTAAATCACTTGTGTGCATTATTGCTCCCAGCCTGAATATCTCCTGGTCTTTTTTACTGGACAAGCTCAAGAGTTATCCAAGCCTTCCAAATAGTTGTCAAAGATAAAATTTTCCTAAATGCCCCACCAACCACCCAAAATCtacaactagcaccttgcatactTCTGTGCTCAGGCTTTTAATTTGTGAGTGACATCATAAGCAGCTCACCTAGACATAGGGTCAAGGCTGGAAGACACCCACACCCATTCTGTACTAGTACATTTAGCATGCCTGAAGGTGAAAGCTATCACTCGTCCAATAGGGCTAATGTAAGAGGTAGAATGTATGCCCTTCATCCGGATACACCCCAACTTAACCCTCACCTGAAAGTAATAAACAAACACTTATTATGTGATAGCATTGCTCTACTCATTAAATGATTTATTATACAGATAAGTGATGTTGGGCACTCTAAGATTAATAAGGGCTTCATAAAGAATCCTGAACGTGTATAAAGTACCCCACACACATGCACCAACAACATCTGTTGAAAGGAGGGAAAGGCTGGTACCTTAGTCGTCTAGCTCAACACAAGCTCAGGTCCCCACAAGTAACcagcataattacacaagtgtagctATAGAATGAGAGCTACCCTTGTGGTATCGCATCTTCCCAATACTCTGTCATATAATACTTTGACACTACCAATGGTTTTGTTATCCACTGCCTACACACTTAACTTATTCCCACCTTCTACAACACTGTTTGCTAAAAAGCTTCCTTatattttttggcacctttgtttctttagcttgaaactgacctcttgttcttgaagttgcaggtttAAAAAATTCCTCTTTATcaatttgttactattttgtacatagtgatcatattacCTTCTTCATCCTATCTTCCAgccttggcatatttaatgcctgagGCTTCTCCTCATAGCTAATGTTTTCAAGTTCTATGCACCCTTTCTGGATGTTTTCATACTGAATATGCAAATAAAATCACTTAGAAATCCAATATTACACAGTAATGTTAAGTTTAGTTAGAACTTTGCTACTGTGTAacgaaaaaaattatatatactgtatatacagtatatttatttatttttattggggTAGGGTGAGGGTCATATACTTCCATGATTGGAGTGTTGTCTGTGAACATTGGTCAGAAATCTGTGGTGAACATAAACAGCCAGAGACCATGCTGCTGGCCAAAGTAACTGTGTTGTAATTCAACCAATTCTTaagaatttatattttttattagtTTATGGAACATTTTGTCGTTGCATTCTGATCAAGAAAATCTTACCTGCATTAATAAATTGCAACAAATAAGTCTTGCCCACTACTTATTGATAGTTGGTGGCACCTCTAATTTAAACTTTTAATGAAAATTGTACTACAACACTCTACCTGTGAAGGAGACGCCTGCAACCtttttactggtacacataagctCCCCAACGACTGATGTATTTGCTCTCGATGTAGTCACAACATTGATGACACCTGACAAGAAGATAAGCTCACAATATAAAACGTGTGTTTCCTTGTCAAAACTTGATAATTTTATACAGTTCTATATAAATAAGTTGCTGTTATCACTGAAGAAGAAGAAAGGATTACTTTATGTAAAGTGGCAATGATTGTTTTTAAGGCATCACCACACATCAATAATATGAAACCTGGTACAATAAAAACCCTGGTAAGCCAGGGAAAAACAATTTGAAAGTATTATTTTTAATTAGAATAATCGTGAGAAGTGAAAATGTCATGGAGTGCAAAAGTGCAAAAGTTGGTAGATTGTCAAATTGAAGAGGTGACAAGTTTAACATTGATGACAATATTGTGCTGATGTGTGCCTGTAGTTGGATTTTGGGTTATTTCTACTTCTAGGTCTTCTTTCCTGATGAAGGAGGTTTTCCTATTATTCTGTACTGAATTTGGAGTCTTCTACCGCCTGTTCCTATACTTGTAACTTTCCACATGTCGGTTTTAAAGTGCAGTAGCCATTTTTCAGGCTATCTCTAGCGATATCTCTATAGTTTTGTAGGGTATTAGGGCCCTCATATGATCTGATTCTTCTAATTAAATCCATAATCAATAAACATGATATGAATAAACTTGTAACCTCTGTTaggtattttataaatattaGGAACAAGATGGACTCTAGTTCAGATCCTCATGATACTTTATTCATTAACTTTCTCTGCTCTAACCCTTTGTCTTGTTCCCGAGTTTCTCCCTCCTTCAACATTGCACAACCCAAAAAAACCCAGCCTGCTTCTCTAGATCGAGTTGAAAGTTTTGTTTTTCGCAAGAACGTGATCAGCTAATTATTTAAATGGTCAGTGCCCAATATGTCCACTCTTCCCAAAACTGGGTCGTTCTCACTTGCAAGGTGATCGGGTGAGGGTGCTAACCACTCCGCCACAAACGTTTTATTAACATAATGGTTAAAACAAACCAAGATAAAAACCACCACAGTGACATTTTAGCAGTGCATTCAGAAGTAAATATTGTAATGCTCTATATAATATAGAAATACCCTGTATATAATAAATATCAGCGCTCTACCCCAATATACACCGAAACATGTATACCTTAGCAACAGGTTTAGGATAAACGTGCCTTACAATAACAGCTTTAGGAGCTATCGATACCTCTTCTTTTCTCTAATGGAGCTCGTGTACCTCTAGTATACTGTAGTGAAACTAGTTAACCTCAGATTTTAAATGAAAAGGTTTTGCTTTCATATGACTTGATAAGGATCCAGGAAAGCCTGATGAGTTGTCACATTCCTTTCTTTTCATGTGTAGGTTCAGTTGTATATTTATACAGTAGACGGGACCTAATTGAAGAAAGGACCTATGTTGTATAGGTAGGACCTGAAGTAGAATCAGGAATTGCACATACAGTAGAACATAAAACACCATATTAATACTTGTGCATTTTAAATGTGAATCTTGTAAACAAAATTAGTTTTTTGCATTAGTATTAAGATTACTATTATGGAGATGCAATTTTTGTAGTTTAGATAGGAATTAGCTAAATGTAAACTTCTTAAGTAGGATTAAAACTTGTGATATAATTAATTCTTTCCAGAGAAGGCAACCAATTTTACATCTGAGTAAATGTTCTCAAAAAACGTACCTGGTGGAAAACCAGCTTTTTCTGCCAGATCTACAGCAGCAAGTGCAGACAAGGGTGTGTCCTCTGCAGGCTTGATGACACAGGTACAGCCTGCTGCCAGAGCAGCTCCAGCTTTACGAGTAATCATGGCATTTGGGAAGTTCCACTAAAATAAAGACAATACTGTAATTATCATTTTATTGGCCTCATAGTTATCTTTCATTAAAACTGTTACAGCAAGATATTTAAAATTATAAAATGACTTAGGCTTTGATTATACAAAAAAGTTTATATCCAGCAAACCTGTCACCAAATTACAGCTAATGTTAAAAACTTTTGTCCATTACattcataaaacaattcaacggtTCTCTAAACGTAACTtaaagggagccggtcagccgagcggacagcacgctgggcttgtgatccagtggtcctgggttcgatcccaggcgccggcgagaaacaatgggcagagtttctttcaccctatgcccctgttacctagcagtaaaataggtacctgggtgttagtcagttgtcacgggctgcttcctgggggtggaggcctggtcgaggaccgggccgcggggacactaaaaagccccgaaatcatctcaagataacctcaagataacctccacacTTACCATTTCTACTGTCAAAGCTACTTACCGGAGTAATCATTGCTGCTACACCTATAGGCTGACGTAAGAAGATCATCTCCTTGCTGGCTGAAGGACTTTGTGCTACCTCTCCCTGTATGCAGAATTAATAAttcttaaaataaaatataaattaatccaAGCTAAAATAAGTAAAATTTTATCAGGGGAAAAACCAGGAGAATATAACATTATTCCTTGAAAATAATAAAGCTTCAGTCAATAACAAACTCTAGGATGATAAGCATTGTACCATAATAGTATTAAATGGAAGAAAATATAACAATAACAAAAATTATAATTACAGAATTCACATGGGAAATTTAATCTCACAGACTACATACTGTATAATCCTCATATTATACAAGAATTTTCATAGACTTAGAGAAAATGCCTTTAGTATTAAATACAATTGAAAATACTTACATATATCCTTTTAGCCTCTTCAGAATACCACTCCAAAAATGAATTTCCATACCCAATTTCTCCTCGAGACTCTGTCACTGGCTTGCCAGCCTCTGCAGTAATTATTAATGCAAGGTCCTCTTTGTGTTCTTCCATTAAGTTGTACCACTTTCGAAGGAGAAGTGATCGCTCCTGTTTTGAAAAGCAATACAAAACTACTGTCAGAATATGAGACACATTCAGTCATATCAATAGACTTGATGACCATCCCAGCAACAGCTATCCACTATTCCAAAAAAGTATTAGAAGTGAACAATATTTATGATATGCATGCATTTATGTATACACATACAAATACAGTATAGCCATTTGTGTAGTAAACTGGGGGAAGTGCTTGTTATTTGATCAGTCTGGTTAAGCACCATTTGGCTTAGATGTGATGGCTGGGTGAACACAGCCTCGGACTTGATGGAATAACAACTTGGTTGCCATGCTATCTAAGCGACCAACTCCCTCTTTGGAGGCTTTATCCAGCACAGGATTGTTCAGTGGAAACTATTCATGTAATTTATTAAAATTTAGCCAAGTGAAATGATAGCCAGAGGAGAGAACAGTGAAGGTGTGTGTCAAAAGTGGTACAAGGTCAATGAGCAGATGCAGTGAATCAGCTGCTAAAAAGAAACTTGTGTTGCAGAAGGCACTGCCAGAAGAATGATTGCAAATCATATGCAGTGGAAGCACTGTATAGTAGTGGATGTGAAAGCACATAATAGTGTATACAGTATCTTAAATGACAATTCAACTTTTGTGAGTGCAGTTAATAATGAAGAAGCACTCTTAGCAGTGTGGTAGATGCTGGGTCACTCCAACTCACTGTAGGTAAGATGAGGATGCACGTGTGTGTGACATGAGGGGGGCTGCTCTGTGGTCCACCTCATCTATATGGAAAAGGTGGTAAGGGTAATGGGACAGGAGAATGCATCATGTACTGGTTTCCAGTTGCAGTTCACTTGGCAGATGCTGGGTGACTATGAAAACAGGCTACTGATGGATGACAATAACTGCATTACATATTACTGTACCTTAATCTTGCTACATATTATACCACATATTATAAAAGTGAAGAATGTATTTTCTTATTTTGCTAAATTCATACAATATACCTTAAATTAGAGAAACAGAAAAGTTTAATTTTAAAATATAGCAACATATAAAATGTCTCAAAAACAAAatatacatcattcatatatatatattttacataaaTAACTGATGCAGCAGAACTAGTCTTATCACACGGGTTACTTGTTAATATGAATACACACCTTACAAAAAAAAATCCTGGATAAACTTGACAAAAATCGTAAATTTACTGCTTTCAAAAACAGTATTGTAATAATCTTTTCCCATTTTCATGGGTTGGAGGATGTGTTGATTTATTTTATTGGGGAGGGGGGGCCTGTTTGGGCATCCCATGAGCTTGTATTTGAGAAGAGTTTTCATGTTCCATGAGCATCAATTATTCCAAAAGTTTGGGCCCCTTGAGCCAACAGatacacctaccagggcagcaagGAAGGCCAAATGCTGGCTAATGCAGAAGGGGTACATCATCCCAAGCAGTGACCCCCACTTTTTAACAGGGGGGCCCCAACTGCATCATATACATCCTtccacactggtgcaaagacaACTTTTCTCCTCTCACTCCCAGCCGAAACTCCCGACcagcccccccccgcccctccccaAGAGCAGCCCCTAATGGGCAGTTCCTCCAGTGGGTGGTCCAATGATCAGCCAATGACCAATGAAGCTACCAAAGGGTGCCCTACGTTGGTCTGGTTTGCACGTACaatacccagagagagagagagggtgcagAAGCAACCCCCTACCAGCACCACGGTGTCGTACACAAGCACCTTCACCACGATAAGGGGTGCTCCTTTGAGGGAGTACATCTCCCTAAGGGTTCGCTGAACCTGCACTTAATTCTAGTAAGGTACTGAAGGAGCCCTCACAGAAATCTTTGTATATACTTCTGCAAATACAGTACCTCACTCATCCCTGCTATATTCTAACAATTTTTTTGCACTTTTACTCTTCTAACAACCTATCTGTATTTACTATACAGTATACCATACTGGTTTAGCATTTTCTCCTCACAATTCCCTTCCTATCAGTTGTGCATTTATATATGATGTCATGCATTGTCAAAACCATTCGGTATTTGTTAGGTGCTATATAGTTAAAAAATTATCAATTAACTTGTAGAAATAGATTTGACTAGTTTTATAAATATGATTATGTTACCGACCTGAAAATTCACATGGATTAATTCAGTATAAGCATCAAATGGAACTTACCCTTGCTGTAGTCTTCTGCCAGGTTTTAAAAGCCTCATATGCAGAATCAATAGCTGCCCGAGTGTCAGCTTCTTCCATGTCAGGCACACTAGCAATCACCTGTAtagaatatatacatataaagacACATTTGTTACACCAATGTTTCGTTTATCAAAAAGACGGGTGGCTAAGCTTTTCCAGAACTGTCCCCTGATGAGCAATGGGTTTGTGGCAGCAATAAATATGACACTTCATGTGCACAGAAATATTTATGTCGCAAAAAGAAACATTATAATGCCTGCTTCTTTAGAGAGATACGTTACAAAACATCTTGCTGTTCTTTTGAAACACTTGACCTAGTACTGTAATGCCTAATCTCCTGGGAGATTCCCCTCAGTAACTCTCTGTAGCTTGCACTCTAAAATGAAGCTGCACCTTGAAATGTACACCAAGCCTGCAAGACCAATGTTGTATTACCAGAAACCTTTACCAGAATCTGGCTCTCTCTACAAGGGAAGATTTGCTTGGGGATCAGAGATCAACTCAAAATTGTGAAAtaatattgaatgtaatgaaacagccTTTTCTGATGGACCTCAAATATTCCCTTACGCTTAAGCGCTGGTACCGCCAATAGTTAATCACACTAGGTCTCTGAAAACTATCCTTCTCTACCAGAAGCCAGGACCAGATTCTGGCTCACTTTAAGTGGCAAGGGAAGCTCTGGGATCAGAGCTATACCCAAAACCAAAAATAAATTTACCAGAAACCATAAGCACAACAAAACAAGCAACAGCTTGGCCCCGACTCCCGATAGGTAAATATGGATCCCAGAGTGCACATCTCAAGGCCAGGCTTCACCAGAACACAAGTTACAGGAAACTACCAAAGGCCAACCAGAGAAGGGCACTTCACTGCTTTCAACATGTAATTTATACCCTTCAATTCTTCTAGGTTACTGACAACACAAATATAGAATCTGTCATTGAATACACAAAAGTATTTTAAAATGTGTTAAAAATTAGGTTGTGATCAAATGGCTACATTATAATAATTTACATATTATGCATATTTCTGTAGGCAATCTCTGTCCCGACGAGcaaagaaattatataatatttaaattaaaatatggATACGAGTAtgctatatacagtatattgagTTAGCCAATTAATCTCACATGCATAAACTTAACTTTTATCAGTAGCATACCTTGTCATTGGCTGGATTGGTGACGGGGAAAAGTTTGCCACTTGCCGCCCCTACCCATTTGCCACCAATATATGCCTCTTGGTGTAGCAAAGATGCATAACGCAGTCCATGTCCTTTCAACATCATGAGCTgtaattattcaatattttatgTAGCATAATTATTAATTACAGAATACTGTACTTAATAGTAGAACCTTGCCATTACAAAAATTTTATTCattatttcttttatttttatGGCAGGCCCCTTAATAGTTCCTCCCGAGCTTAGGCACTGGTACCAGAGGCTACAGAGCGCACTGGGCATCCGAGACTGATGCAGGCCTTCTGAAAACCAGGACTAGAATCTAGTTCACTTAACAGGTGAGGGCAGTATAAAGGTCAGAGAAAATTTTCTCCAAATAATGGAGAAAATTACCCAAAGGTTCCAGGTGAAACAAAATAAACCAGTGCTGGAAACAAGGCAAATGATATTTAACTGGTACCCAACCTTTGCCCCTAACTCAACCAGAGCCACCAAGCAAGTTACTTTTCAAAGGTTTTTGATTAATCAAACAAATCAGCAGGTAACAACCCCTGCTCTACTGTACTTAAATCTGTTCCCAACTGTCAAGGTAAAATGCCCTTAAAAGTATGGTTGTTGACCTGTTTCTGAATTTACctgtactatacagtacagtacagtatttatatgTACACTGTACTTTTTAGGTACAATTTATAACCTGTACAAAGTACACACAGGATTCAGCAGCAGCATATGGGGGAAAAAAAAGTGTCATTTGCCTGAAACattatgcttgttaatgactttacaagattgtacCATTTAATCTCCATACTCTGCACTTGCATAAACTATTATCTTAtttgtaaatatataataaacatgCCTCGTAAAACGAGTAGAAGCACCAATACGCAGATAATGTGTTCTGTTCCCTTCTGTTGAAGGGTTATCAGGAGGGTACTGAGCAGAGCCATGACAGTACGGTACACAATACGGTACAAAGGTCAAGTAGGGTTCATATATatgtgaacacgttgtactgaacgagggggtgagaatagcttgagctccctcatccttttgtgtgtatttataccttaaTAAACTTATATGAAAGTCAAGTGGGTGAGGCATGAGGAGCAGTGACAAGACATCCATCACTGTCACCTCCACTTGTCAAACCCGCCTCCTGTGTCGCCTGCCAAAATCCCACGTGTATATAACCTAAGCTTACTTGACAACTCAATATTCTTAGTAAAAACTATAGGGTCAATATCCATtacattaatatgtatgtcagatGCGGCGTTATGGTGTTGTCAAGGTAATATACTGTAGTGGACATGGTCCGGCCGGGTATATAGCCCAAATCAGGGTTAATAAGCAGCAATACTGTGTAGCTGCACTGCAGCTCCCAGTACATATATACATGCCAGTGTTACACTATGGACTTACTGTACGGTTATGGTGTTTAAGAAGGGCTGTAAGGCAAGTGACAGTTGTCATAGTGTTAAGAGCGGCTCCAGGGAGGAACAAGTCAACCACAGTGTAG carries:
- the Ssadh gene encoding succinate-semialdehyde dehydrogenase, mitochondrial isoform X1, whose translation is MTTVTCLTALLKHHNRTLMMLKGHGLRYASLLHQEAYIGGKWVGAASGKLFPVTNPANDKVIASVPDMEEADTRAAIDSAYEAFKTWQKTTARERSLLLRKWYNLMEEHKEDLALIITAEAGKPVTESRGEIGYGNSFLEWYSEEAKRIYGEVAQSPSASKEMIFLRQPIGVAAMITPWNFPNAMITRKAGAALAAGCTCVIKPAEDTPLSALAAVDLAEKAGFPPGVINVVTTSRANTSVVGELMCTSKKVAGVSFTGSTAVGRLLYKLCSDGVKRIGLELGGNAPFIVFNSANIKSAVEGLMIAKFRNSGQACISANRILVQEEVYDKFLEALMETVSKTLVIGDGFEKEVNIGPLINNSQLKKVERIVNDSVAAGAKVELGGKCHSIGSKFFQPTILSNVTEDMACFQEEIFGPVIALKKFKTEEEAVAIANASESGLASYFYSQDVSQVWRVARKLETGMVGINEGLISAAEGAFGGVKESGIGREGSRHGIDDYTYLKYICLGGIN